The Dunckerocampus dactyliophorus isolate RoL2022-P2 chromosome 16, RoL_Ddac_1.1, whole genome shotgun sequence nucleotide sequence AACAACATAATTTTTCCCCGTTCAACTGTCTGGCAGGGAAGCAAAAGCTCTGTATTCCTGCGAGGCAGAGCACAGCCATGAGCTCAGCTTTCCACAGGGAGCGCTGTTCTCAAACGGTAAGAAAAGACAATGATTGGTCAAAGCAACATTTACACCAACCGGTCCATTTCTGCTTGCCACAGTGCGATCTGCAAGGGCAAATCATAATGTGGCAGGATGGCGACAGCTGTGTCAGATATAAATAGTATGACATCAAAGCATGGTGAAGGGAGGTTGCACATTAAACAAGAATAGAGGGCGTCTTTTTGTCTTTGGTCATCATCTCATTCCGGAAGTGACCATTCTCTTTCCACCAATGAACACAATACATTTTGTCTAGCTCCGCCCCTTTAGATACCCAGCCACTTTGGTTGACATAGCAGAAGGTTgccaaaaagtggtaattttgaTGCAATAGTCCAGGGAAATTTtattaagattaaaaaaatagctgtgTTCTGTAAGACGCGCTCACTTAACTGTAGTTTTTGTTTGCAGTGCATCCGTCCGTGGAACCAGGTTGGCTCCAGGCGACCTACAAAGGCAAGACGGGCCTCATTCCGGAAAACTACATTGTGTACACCTGAATGACTTTGTGATGTCATCACACTGCTGACTGCCTTGAAGACTTTTACTTTAGGAAAGTGTGCTACTCTGTGTCAAACAGTGGCTTCTATCATGTAGCTAAAATCACTGAACACTGTGTCTTGACTGATACACTCACTGGCAACAACAATAGGCACACCTGCACCGTCTCATGTGCCACATTCCCCACATGATCTTAGGAAATGTTGAATTTTTGATACAGCGTTTGTATTGGCATATAATAGACAGTGCAGGTGCATGCTGTTTACTGTATTTCTGTTGTACTTGTACTAATTTAACTCTTTTGAAAAGTCAAATCAACTGTCAGAGCTGATCAAGTGGAAGTTACTGTGCTGAGTCTTCCTACTGCTGCCTCCATCACTTTGCATGTCCTAATAAAGGACACATCCCTTATGTACACAGCCTCTTTGGACTTCTTGGGAAttattgttgtgttttcatCTTGTCTTCCATGTCTGTAGTTTTTTAACAGTCAAAATTAGTCAAAATGATCTTCCCCAAGCCTTCGGGGCTATTGTTTGTCAGAGTAAGAACCCTACTGATTTTCAACAATACCAGACATAAAGGTAGGATAGTATAGTGTGTACATATAATATTCAagtcaatatatttttgaaccAATCCTAATAATTTCAGGTATTACAAGATTCCTACTAATGTTGGGCACCTGACACAAGCCGCTCAAGGAAACTGAGGTCATTTTCTATCTAGATCAGGGGTAGCCAACCCGTCAATCACAATGCCGGATGATGCTGATTGACTCcaaaaaatattaggaaaaataagtGAATTATCACATCAGCAGCCCATTTGTCTTTGGCCCAAGgcacactgcagaaacaaaattaaacaaaaaaaaccccaaccccctaaatatgtacaatataacttcttataaaataatgaaaatattcaaagaaataTCAcccagggggtggggggtgtagtTCTTTGCCTTGTTTCATGGCTAAGgccagggatcttgggctcaaaatgGTCGGTGACCACTGATCTACTGTGGGTATTATTCTAATAGTTTATTGGATTGtgcaattttttcattttattttttttttattaattttttctcCAGTAATGTCATGATTGTTATTACTCCCACTCTTAGCCATATCCTTATACACagagtcaaaagtttggagataCTTTGtcatgcagtaagacagtcatttgaaacttcttcaaagatgcTGAGGGTTagggaacaaaaaagtcaagtggtagacccccagaaattcttattcttaaaagtgcagttttcctttaagattcaacggtacaaaatgcaaattcttgctggtcttcaaattttgatcaggagtgtttgTCAACCAGTGATGACGTACATCCACTCTGTTGTTTGTCCAAATCTTTATAATGGCCACACCAAGCGGTGAGACGTATACAGTAGTAAACAAATGATCAAGAGGGGGTGGTGATGTCGCCAAGTCTTTTCAGCAGTTCATCCAGGGTCTCCATGTTCTGAGACTTCTCTTCCAGCAGCTCGTAGCGCAGGCTAGAGATGTCCTGCTTGATTTCCTTCAACTCACCTGAACCAAAACAGCATGAAAATCACACTGAATGTGAAGTATGGAGAGATTTGAGATGTCTTGTTTCATTCACCTTCTGTGATCTCGTCACTCTCTCTGTCTGCTCGAGCTTTGATGATATAACGCTTGATCAGACGCTTCATGATCTTCTACAAGAAGCATCATCAAGTCATACTCGCAGaccaaaacaaatgcaaaaaaaatcttaacgctgcaaaaacaataatgctcacttttgattacAGTTATTGTACTTGAAGTCTGCAGCGGTGTGCAACTGAATATGTGATACCTGATATCTGGAAGGGTGAGTGGAGCTGCTGTatgttgaactttttctttctccaatctaaaaaatatatttgtatatataaaaGTTTCACAGATCCTGCTTTGGTTATGCCGAACTTTAgcgttaaaaaaatgtgtagcAGCAGTGAAACCACTGGGAGGTACATTGTGTTACCTTGTCAAGCTGTGTCTCATCTTTGTCTTCCCTTTGTCTCCTCACATAGTGCAGGGCCAGAGACTTGATACCTTTGGACAGACCCAGCATGGACTTTGGGCTGGGGACCAGGTTGAAGGGCACCGGTAGCGTTCTACCCTCCTCAAAGTAGGAAAACCAGAGTTTAGCCCGAGCAAACTTCCACTCAACATCAGCATCGTCCTGCACAGAGCGGGACAACAGGTTGGAGACACACATGAAAACGCTCAAATAGTTTGACATTTTTGGGGGAATGTTTTATCCCAGATGCCATAACAAGTGTGTGACGGACCACTATAAACACTGGTCGTGAATTAGGGGGATCTGGTGGGCCAACCTCAATCTCCTGGAAGGAGCTGTTGATCATGGCGATCAGCATGTTGAGCAGCACGATAACCATGGTAACGTTGTAAACGCCATACAGCACATAGCCGATGTTCTCGATGAACTTGTGTCTGTTGTTTATGACCACAGACCTGACTTCGGATAGCCCAAATATGGCCCAGAACAAAGTCTTGAAGCTCTCCTCCAGCCtacgcacgcgcgcgcacacacacacacacacacacacacacacgtccaaTCAAAAGCAGGGTATGACAACAAAATACTGAACGTAAGTGTTTTAATGTAATATGAATGCTAGGCCACTAGATGGCAATGTCCTTTAGTAAAGAAAAACTACCGCTAACTAACCTGTAATCTTAACTTAACCAACGTAACCTAGCCAAGTaagtaacatactgtaacttaaCATAACCTAATGTGACTTAATGTTTAACACATAACCAACCTTAACACAACCAAGTTAATGTAACCTAATTTAATGTCATTTAATTTAACGTAACTGGCCTAATTTAACTTTACCTAATCTAATTGAAATGCTAACAAATGTAACATAAAATAACCCATCTGATTGTTACATAACGTCGCCCAACTAAATGTAGCGTAACATAGCATAACCCAACTGAATGTAATTTAATGTAACAAGTTTTAATTTTAGGTTATTTACCAAACTAACCAAATGTAACTTTAACAATGTAATGTTATTTAACGCAGTGTTACATAGCCTAGCATGACATAATCTAATTTAACGTAGCCTAGAACCTAATGTAATGGTTTAGAggggtgagtgtaacggatgTCAGCTCGTGCAGCTGTGCAATATTACGCTTAGCAAACCTCACTCCTCGACACCTTAAAAGCCACACTGGTCAGTGGGTTGAAACAGGGCTTTTAGCCTACTGACTAGCGCGCGCTACTGTCTTTCGATGAAGGTGTGGTTGCGGGATTGAGCCCAGGCAGTGTGCAGGGCTGGTCTGTGCAggatgaccactgttacatAAACAAACTTAAAAGCATACATTGAACAcacatttttccatttgtgtgtaAATGTCCCCTTAAAGCTGTGTCAATAAGCGCTCACGTGGTGAAGGCATCGTTCTGCTTGACGCCCAGGTAGTAGGAGTACAGGTTGAACATGCCGATCATGAAGGCCAAGAAGACCAGCAGGAAGATGACCATGAACTTGAAGATGTCCTTCACTGTCCTCCCCAAGGAGATCTGCAGCGGACCAAAGCTCTCATTGGCCGGGAGGATGTAAGCGATGCGAGAGAAGCTCAGCACCACCGCCACAGCGTACAAACCCTCAGAGACCAGCTGGGGGTCCGACGGCAGCCAGTGGACGCGGGCTGCAAAAACCGGGCAAATTAATTTGGGAATACTGGAAATATGGATAGACTGAGAGAAAATACAAGATCATGCTCACCCAGTGTAAAGTAGAGTATCTCCGGGGGCAGCGTGACATTTGCCAGGTTTGTGTAGTGAGTGTGTACATAAGTCTGAGCAGAGTTTGCGTGTCTCAGGGCAGAGAAGCGGCAGCTGAAGGACGCCAGGAAGATGGCCAGCATTCCAAAGTCCAGAAAGTTCCACGGCTCCACAATGTATTCCCCTGGTCCAAGACTCCAGATCTCCTTCACTTCCGCCCAGATCATACCTGCAGCAGGACAGAGGATCACATGATGCAGAGGAGGTGTGTCATCCAGCTCCATATTGGCTTATTCCTCCTACCCACGACCCACGAGATAATGAGGATTTCCATCCAGGTGAAGGGGGTTGTAGTCATTCGGTAGAGCAGCAGTGGGTCTGTGCTGAGTCCTCCTGGAACCTGATGGTGGGTCATGTTGGGCAGTAAAGTGGTTCCTGCAAAGCGGTCTGCGGCATTCAAGATCAGCAGACCCAGGAAGATTGTGAAAGACGAGGCGTGGGCCACAAACTTCATGAAGGGGCTTCGCATCACTCGACCCACCTGAATCAAATAGACCACTGCtgtcacaaaacaacaaaaacatgaaattgtGCTGCTTTGTGGAACATACTCTGCTGCACGGAGCAATCCAGTAAGCCAAAGCCAACCCTGGTAGCCCCATAGCTACCGCCAAGACCACCAGAAGTTTGATGCCGGTGGTTTGTTGCCTCAAACCAGGTAGGTTCTCATACCAGATACTCAGCAGCTGCTGCTGGCAGTTGGGATGGGCCACAAACTGAGAATACAGCAGAACGGTGAGAGAACTTTTGGGAGAGGAGCCTCAGCCATCATGTGTTCCCTTCTAGTCTGACCTTCTTCAGTTCATACTTGATGGCTAACTTGAGGCGTGCGAGGGAAGGGCGACCTGGCGGATCGTAGCTGTCGCCGCAGTCGGCTTCTCCATTCAGTATGGCCTCCACCTCTTCCGTGCTGCGACACAGGTCCAGGAGGCCCACCACAAAGTCCTTACACTGGCTTGACAGACAGCAATAGTCGTTCTGCAGATGACAAAGCAGGCTGAAGAATTTAAACAAATGCACAATAGTCTGGCCCTGGAGGAGGAGCATTATAAATACACGTCAAGTAAACATGGCTCTGATAAGATCTAGGCCCTTGTATACTTTCCCCCACAGGCTCATAAAAAATTTGTGTTCACTTGCAGTCGGTAATAAGTATCATAATAGTTTGTTAATAATAgtttgtttttgagctgtttttgttcTTGAGCATGAGATGATTTTAATGGtatgtgtgtattattatttttaccttGAACTCCTTCTCGATGTTGGCCAGCATGGCCAGTTCGTTGCTGAGCTCCAGGGCAGCCAGCACTGGGTCCTCACTGGACAGGGAGAGGTACGCCGGACTGGCCAGTCCCCGGTAGGCGTTGATGCGAGAGCGTGAGTGGCTGAAGGAGTCAAACTGTTGCTGGTAGTTGCAGGAGTTGCAGCTGCAGAAGTAGTCGTGGGGAGGGTCGATGCGAGCCCCTTTACTCAGCAAGGTGTGGACGATCTCGTACTCCTGGCAGTGTGCCGCCAGGATCACCGGAGTGACATCGTGGGAGAACCTGGGGTGGGTTTAAAGTAAAGGATGGACTGGTTGTAGAAGTGTTTTCCAAAGAGACCAGAATGACCAGTTCAGTCTTGGTCAGTGGTTTTACCAGTGCAATGGTTCTTGGTTCCTTTATCAGTCCTAACACAGAGCGTCTTGTAGTGGGTGGGCTTTCAACTTGATTTGTCTTACCTCGTCCCGTCCTCGTCGTAAGCGTAGAAGTCGTCTAGTATGTCCACTTGAGCAGGACTCGCTGTAAGACGATGGGCATCTCGAAATGATGGGTGGGCTAGCAGGGCTTCTGTAATGCGAACGTAGCCTTTACCTGCAAAGGAAGCAACGCAGTTTAGTACTCGGCTTCTTAGATTTGCCAAAAACTTAACTAAGCATTACTGGAATTCAGGACAAACTGCAACAGGATGTACCAGTCAACCCTCCGGTTTTTCCTGGGAATTGCCCATATTTTGCCGGTCACCCTCCCATTTAAATAGTTTTCTTTACttcaactttcatttaaaaaaaaaggaatttccattattttactgcctctgtcctggctgctcagtacaatgtgGCAGAAGAAGAACAGAACGTAAACCATTCATCTCTCGGTACACATTTGCCGTCAAAGTTGTTAGCTCACGGTTACCTTCTATTTACTCTTAATGACACTCTTATGAAACAAGTGACttccatttccattattttctgtaGGAAAAGTAGTTTGCGTGTGAATCACTATGCATAAAAGAAGACTTGTCTTACTGATGGCCAGCAGCAGGGCATCGCCCACTCTGGCCAAGTCTGGCCTCCCCAGCAGCAGCTCAGTGACCTCCAGGTGCTCGTTGGCCACGGCCAACTGCAGCGCGTTCTGTCCCATGTAGTTCACCGTGTTGACGTTCAGGTGCGGCACGTGCAGCAGCATGCGGCGCACCTCGGGTATGTTGCCATACTCAGCTGCCTCCAGGAAGCGCTGCTCAACCTCCGAGGGGCTGACGGACGGGGCGGTGAACATGTGGCCGGGGCCTCGCAGGGCCTGGCGTCGCTTCACGGCGCTGAGGCGAGCCAGCAGTTGTCTCTCAGAGCCGCCGTGGCTGCCAGCAAGTCATAAACAGTCCATATCTATTGTCCACATTTTCACTTGTAAACACAAATGCAGCCTCTTGTACGCTCCGCTCTGGCTGCATGCTCTCAGCCTCGACACATCACTCTCTACGGCAAAAAACTATACTCAGCTTTGGgaattacagtatgtttttacaAGTTTGGAGTAAAAATGTATCCTGTATTCCTTGTAATCAACTGTTAATGATTATGTGTCTTGCAGTGTTGCTGAGGGGAAGGCAGAAACTCACCCGAGCCATCGTCCAGGGCAACTGTTCTCCTCTGGGAAGTCATCGTACATCAGCAGGTTGTCCCGGCTCCTGGCCCGCGGGCTGTCCGGGCTCGGAGACGCCCTGTGGTTCATCCCTGGAAGAGATCAGAGGGTATGAAGGGATCATCCTGTGAGCGAGAGTGTGGTAGAACTTTTCTCTCTCTGTGCCTCCCTCCCTTCCGCTGTCTCTCCCTCCTCCTCTCTATTGGACTGCTTGAGaaagaatgtgtttttatttttttctgaataatgGAACTAAATAATCCTATATCCTTATTACACATTCCACATAAACACAGTCGTCTTTTAATATTATCTCTTACATTTACTTTCATAAAGTGGACAACCTTGATACATTGAATAATAAACTCACATTACACATGGAATACAACCTAACCTGACCTAACTTAATGTAACCTCATGGTATGTAGTGTTATATCATGTAATGTATGTAACCTAACCAACGTAAAGAAGCACCAATGTAGCCTTAGGTTGTTATggaaataacaaatataacGTAAGGTCATGTAACCTAATGTTGTGGACTGTAATGTATCCTCACGTAATGTAACTAAACATAACATAGCTAAGCATCATGGCATGTAAGGAACGTATTGGAAGTTAGGTTACAGTTTATCACATTGTAACATAAGGAAAAGTAACCTGGCTTAACATCATCTTATGTATCCCAGCCAAACTTAATTATTGAATGCAGCCTAAGCAAGCATAGCCAAAAGTAACATAATtgaaggtaatgtaacattacATTCCAAAGTAAACTGATGTGACATAACTCGAAGTCATTTAAAGCAGTCTAACCAAACGTAACCCAATGTAACACAATGGAGCGCATCATGGGAGAACACAATTGTACCATGTTGTAACACAGTTGTATCATGGTGTGACACAATGTTACGTATCACAGTGTAACCAAATAAATCATAACATAACCTAATGTAACAATGTATCATGGTGTAACACTAACGTATCATGGTGGAACACTAACGAATCATGGTGTAACACTAACGTATCATGGTGTAACACTAATGTATCATGGTGTAACACTAACGTATCATGTATCATGGTGTAACACTAACGTATCATGGTGTAACACTAACGTACCATGGTGTAACACTAATGTATCATGGTGTAACACTAATGTATCATGGTGTAACACTAACGTATCATGGTGTAACACTAACGTACCATGGTGTAACACTAATGTATCATGGTGTAACACTAACGTATCATGGTGTAACACTAATGTATCATGGTGTAACACTAACGTATCATGTATCATGGTGTAACACTAACGTACCATGGTGTAACACTAATGTATCATGGTGTAACACTAATGTATCATGGTGTAACACTAACGTATCATGGTGTAACACTAACGTACCATGGTGTAACACTAATGTATCATGGTGTAACACTAACGTATCATGGTGTAACACTAATGTATCATGGTGTAACACTAATGTATCATGGTGTAACACTAACGTATCATGGTGTAACACTAATGTATCATGGTGTAACACTAACGTATCATGTATCATGGTGTAACACTAACGTATCATGGTGTAACACTAACGTACCATGGTGTAACACTAATGTATCATGTATCATGGTGTAACACTAACGTATCATGGTGTAACACTAACGTATCATGGTGTAACCCTAACGTATCATGGTGTAACACTAATGTATCATGGTGTAACACTAACGTATCATGGTGTAACACTAACATATCATGGTGTAACACTAATGTATCATGGTGTAACACTAATGTATCATGGTGTAACACTAACGTACCATGGTGTAACACTAACGTATCATGGTGTAACACTAATGTATCATGGTGTAACACTAACGTATCATGGTGTAACATTAATGTATCATGGTGTAACACTAATGTATCATGGTGTAACACTAACGTATCATGGTGTAACACTAATGTATCATGGTGTAACACTAACGTATCATGGTGTAACACTAATGTATCATGGTGTAACACTAACGTATCATGGTGTAACACTAACGTATCATGGTGTAACACTAACGTACCATGGTGTAACACTAATGTATCATGGTGTAACACTAATGTATCATGGTGTAACACTAACGTATCATGGTGTAACATTAATGTATCATGGTGTAACACTAATGTATCATGGTGTAACACTAACGTATCATGGTGTAACACTAACGTATCATGGTGTAACACTAATGTATCATGGTGTAACACTAATGTAACGTATCATAGTTTAACCTAATAAATCATAATGTATGTAAAATTACCCAACCAAACTTGACGTAATTTAACACAGTCTTACCAAACATCACCAAATGTAACACAATCATATCATGTTGTAACACAACTGTATCATGGCGTAACACAACGTAACGTATCATGGTGTTTCCTAATGAATCATAACGTAGCTGGATGTAACATGACCCAAACAAACTTGATCAAGCCAAATGTTATTTTAGGTAATGTGACCTTGCTGTAGTACCATCATCTGACCTGCCTTCACCTCAACCAGGGGCCCGCGGCTCCGGAGCCTCATGCAGCTCTTTTATCCCTTCTGACCTGGCACCAACTAGTTTATGCTTCTGTGTAGTCACTACGCCGTCTCTTCAGACGCCGTCTTGAGCCTTTCAAAGTTTTGCGTCGGAGTTGAGCGTGCGCCGTGCAATTCTGCGACTCCTGGGGAGTCAATGCGGTGAGAGACCACGATTAGCTTCCTTTGCCACTAATGAACAATGGCAAATAAAGCCACATGGACTTTTATTGGGAATGTTGATTTGAAATCAGTGGAGTAGGCTTCAGAAAAGGCTCAAGAAACAGTTTTTGTGGTCAAAAAAGTTCTTGTATTATAGCTTGTATGTATACAGTTTTATATTCAGTGGTAACTTGGTATCTATAGACTTACTTATTTCCTGTATAGTCACATTGAAGTAAACACATTGATTGGCAAATACATCCCActcagtgtttttttaatgctcaGACAGTGTGCAGCTATTTTAGACTGCACTCATACATTTGTGttctatgtgtgtatgtgcatgtgtgcgtatgtgtgcagGGTTGACTGATGGCTGATGAACAGCAGATGAGATTCCTCGGGGTCCAAATTCCCAGCAGACTTTGCTTCCTGTGTCCTCCTACCCTGTGTGCTCCTCATCCACTGTGGGAAAACTACTTCCcactttgcacacacacacacacacacatatacatacacatacaagaGAGAAGTTAAATTTCCTGTCCAGATGCACACACTTTCTTTAGATAATGGAGTGGCGATCCTCACCCTCGCCCTGCTTCACTGTATGCGACCCACATCCTCCCCCAAAACATCACCCGTCCTGGTTTCTATTCTTACTAGAAATTCTCATAGACCACATAAACAACACCTCATGACATCAACATGAGGAAATCCGATAAGGCTGAGCCTCTGATGTGCACATTGTGGCACCAAGTTGCCTTTTAAGGCCCTGATTGCTGAAGATTAGACACTTTGGACTTTTTATGGCGTCAAACTTCGTTTGAGGAGTGGTACAGGCGGGAAGGAGGGAGGTGGGCAAACGGTGACAAATGTCAGCGTGGTGGGTTATGTTAAAAGCGGGAGCAGAATGTACACTCTGCGTCATTGTAAACATTGTAAAGTGAAACGTATACACTCTTaatggggcgggggggggggggggggggggggggcaaacacCTGAAGAGCCTGGTGGAAGGTCTCATGCACTAGACGACATCCATCTGTCAATCAAACCATGCTCAATGCACTGTAAACTACACCCATGGTGCAAAATAATGGTTCAAAATATCTAACAACTAAGTATTAAACCTACAAATAGGAACAACATGACAGTATGTTTGTGTAAGCTTACTCTTCCACTCCTGAAGCGCTGCACAcgaaaagggtgaaaatgtgtcaaaatatgctgttactgtgttgcctgtgtaaATACACCACGCGGTGGTGTTGTTATTAACACCTACACTTGaattttctcacacagctctacaaaacacccgctgtaactttagggtgttttgcCCAAACGtcatgaaatttggtacacacctttatgGGACCGACAAACATGTGTGTCATATCTGAGCTGTTCGCCATTAAGCAAAACTCTTTGGACACGAGCGGGACTAAGATATACTGAAGTATAATTCCAAGCATTTCATACGTGTCAAAGGCTTCAATTGACAGTTGCGTTAAGTGTATGTAAAGAGTCAGTATTGGCAGTGCTGACCGTTCTTTTTCAACTCACGATGGCATGCTGTCAATACACCCCTAGGTCACATCCTGACTGATGGTAGCCCATTATTGCATAATCAATGCTTGGAGTTTGTCAGAATTTGCAAGTTTTTGTTTGTCCACCTCTCTTGAGGATTGACATAAGTTCTGGGCAATTTCCTGCCCATGGACACAAAATGTCGATGTTTTCTTCCCCGAGCCAGGTAGTTAACACTTTTGCtccatcatgctggaaaaagcaTTGTTTGCTTGcaaactgttcttggatggttgggaAAAGTTGCTCTCAGAGGAGGTTTTGGTACTGTTCTTTATCCATGGCGGACTTCTTAGGCAGAATTGTGAGTGAGTCCActcccttggctgagaagcaaccccacacatgaGTGATTTCACAAagctttactgttggcatgacacaggactgataGTAGCGTTCACTTTTTCTTCTCCAGACAAGCTTTTTTCTGGATGCCCAATATGCAGAATACCAGTCTGTCGCTGATGGTTTTCCTGGAGACAAGTGGCTCCTTTGCACCCTTCTTGACGTCAGGCCATCTTCCAAAAGCCTTCGCCTCACATGTCTGCTACCATTACTGAGCAAGTGCCCTGATCCCACAGTTAAACTTTCGGAGATAGTCCAGACACTTGCCATACTTTCTTGGGCGCTCTGATGCCTTCTTCACAACAGTTGAACCACTCTCTGAAGTTCTTGATGATGCGATAAATGGTTGATTGAGGTGCAAGCCTACGAGCAGCAATATCCTTACCTGTGACgccctttttgtgctaagcaatgatgactgcagGTGCCCTGGTTAAtagaagaagaacaaagataCCAAGCACCACCcccttttttaaattgtcacggaatcaggatgacagagtcatctccagcctgtgtccttgtcaacactctcacctATGTTAACCAGACAATCGCTAACAAgatgtcagctggtccttttgtggcagggctaaaatgcagtggaaatggtGTTTCGGGATTAAGTTCATTTGCAACTTTGCAATTCATTGCCATTCATTTGATCAATCTTCTAACATTctggagtatatgcaaattgcCATCATCAAAAAAGCAGACTTTGTAGAAATTCATGTTTGTGTTattctccaaacttttggccatgactttacgctagcatgtcttccaaagcattttgaacacaaccaTATGAGGTACCACAAATGCTGTttacccatccatctattttctatgccacttaatcctcactagggtcacaggggtatgtaAGGAGCCCTCGGGcaagaggaggggtacaccctggactggtcgccagctaatcgaagggcacatatagacaaacattcactctCAAATttatacctacggacaatttagagtcgccaattaacctagcatgcatattttttggaatctgggaggaagccggagtacccggagaaaacccaagcacgcacgggacgaacatgcaaactccacacagaaatac carries:
- the trpc6a gene encoding short transient receptor potential channel 6a isoform X1; the encoded protein is MNHRASPSPDSPRARSRDNLLMYDDFPEENSCPGRWLGHGGSERQLLARLSAVKRRQALRGPGHMFTAPSVSPSEVEQRFLEAAEYGNIPEVRRMLLHVPHLNVNTVNYMGQNALQLAVANEHLEVTELLLGRPDLARVGDALLLAISKGYVRITEALLAHPSFRDAHRLTASPAQVDILDDFYAYDEDGTRFSHDVTPVILAAHCQEYEIVHTLLSKGARIDPPHDYFCSCNSCNYQQQFDSFSHSRSRINAYRGLASPAYLSLSSEDPVLAALELSNELAMLANIEKEFKNDYCCLSSQCKDFVVGLLDLCRSTEEVEAILNGEADCGDSYDPPGRPSLARLKLAIKYELKKFVAHPNCQQQLLSIWYENLPGLRQQTTGIKLLVVLAVAMGLPGLALAYWIAPCSRVGRVMRSPFMKFVAHASSFTIFLGLLILNAADRFAGTTLLPNMTHHQVPGGLSTDPLLLYRMTTTPFTWMEILIISWVVGMIWAEVKEIWSLGPGEYIVEPWNFLDFGMLAIFLASFSCRFSALRHANSAQTYVHTHYTNLANVTLPPEILYFTLARVHWLPSDPQLVSEGLYAVAVVLSFSRIAYILPANESFGPLQISLGRTVKDIFKFMVIFLLVFLAFMIGMFNLYSYYLGVKQNDAFTTLEESFKTLFWAIFGLSEVRSVVINNRHKFIENIGYVLYGVYNVTMVIVLLNMLIAMINSSFQEIEDDADVEWKFARAKLWFSYFEEGRTLPVPFNLVPSPKSMLGLSKGIKSLALHYVRRQREDKDETQLDKIGERKSSTYSSSTHPSRYQKIMKRLIKRYIIKARADRESDEITEGELKEIKQDISSLRYELLEEKSQNMETLDELLKRLGDITTPS
- the trpc6a gene encoding short transient receptor potential channel 6a isoform X2, coding for MTSQRRTVALDDGSGKGYVRITEALLAHPSFRDAHRLTASPAQVDILDDFYAYDEDGTRFSHDVTPVILAAHCQEYEIVHTLLSKGARIDPPHDYFCSCNSCNYQQQFDSFSHSRSRINAYRGLASPAYLSLSSEDPVLAALELSNELAMLANIEKEFKNDYCCLSSQCKDFVVGLLDLCRSTEEVEAILNGEADCGDSYDPPGRPSLARLKLAIKYELKKFVAHPNCQQQLLSIWYENLPGLRQQTTGIKLLVVLAVAMGLPGLALAYWIAPCSRVGRVMRSPFMKFVAHASSFTIFLGLLILNAADRFAGTTLLPNMTHHQVPGGLSTDPLLLYRMTTTPFTWMEILIISWVVGMIWAEVKEIWSLGPGEYIVEPWNFLDFGMLAIFLASFSCRFSALRHANSAQTYVHTHYTNLANVTLPPEILYFTLARVHWLPSDPQLVSEGLYAVAVVLSFSRIAYILPANESFGPLQISLGRTVKDIFKFMVIFLLVFLAFMIGMFNLYSYYLGVKQNDAFTTLEESFKTLFWAIFGLSEVRSVVINNRHKFIENIGYVLYGVYNVTMVIVLLNMLIAMINSSFQEIEDDADVEWKFARAKLWFSYFEEGRTLPVPFNLVPSPKSMLGLSKGIKSLALHYVRRQREDKDETQLDKIGERKSSTYSSSTHPSRYQKIMKRLIKRYIIKARADRESDEITEGELKEIKQDISSLRYELLEEKSQNMETLDELLKRLGDITTPS